In Canis lupus baileyi chromosome 15, mCanLup2.hap1, whole genome shotgun sequence, one genomic interval encodes:
- the MYL7 gene encoding myosin regulatory light chain 2, atrial isoform isoform X1 has translation MQPPSQPPGERMVSSSGEARVGKPEATHSQAQSSGLGRASRKAGTRGKAAATKQAQRGSSNVFSMFEQAQIQEFKEAFSCIDQNRDGIICKSDLRETYSQLGKVSIPEEELDAMLQEGKGPINFTVFLTLFGEKLNGTDPEEAILSAFRMFDPSGKGVVNKDEFKQLLLTQADKFSPAEVEQMFALTPMDLAGDIDYKSLCYIITHGDEKEE, from the exons ATGCAGCCACCCAGCCAGCCGCCAGGAGAGAGGATGGTGAGTTCGAGTGGGGAAGCCAGAGTGGGGAAGCCAGAGGCCACACACTCCCAGGCGCagtcctcggggctggggcgA GCCAGCAGGAAGGCGGGGACCCGGGGCAAGGCTGCAGCCACCAAGCAGGCCCAGCGAGGCTCCTCCAACGTGTTTTCCATGTTCGAGCAAGCGCAGATCCAGGAGTTCAAGGAA GCCTTCAGCTGCATCGACCAGAACCGTGATGGCATCATTTGCAAGTCAGACCTGCGGGAGACCTACTCCCAGCTGG ggAAGGTGAGCATCCCAGAAGAGGAGCTAGATGCCATGCTGCAGGAGGGGAAGGGTCCCATCAACTTCACTGTCTTCCTCACGCTCTTCGGGGAGAAGCTCAATG GGACGGACCCGGAGGAAGCCATCCTGAGTGCCTTCCGCATGTTTGACCCCAGCGGCAAGGGTGTGGTGAACAAGGATGA gtTCAAGCAGCTTCTCCTGACCCAGGCTGACAAGTTCTCTCCGGCGGAG gtggAACAGATGTTTGCCCTGACGCCCATGGACCTGGCAGGGGACATAGACTACAAGTCTCTGTGCTACATCATCACCCACGGGGATGAGAAAGAGGAGTGA
- the MYL7 gene encoding myosin regulatory light chain 2, atrial isoform isoform X2, translating into MQPPSQPPGERMASRKAGTRGKAAATKQAQRGSSNVFSMFEQAQIQEFKEAFSCIDQNRDGIICKSDLRETYSQLGKVSIPEEELDAMLQEGKGPINFTVFLTLFGEKLNGTDPEEAILSAFRMFDPSGKGVVNKDEFKQLLLTQADKFSPAEVEQMFALTPMDLAGDIDYKSLCYIITHGDEKEE; encoded by the exons ATGCAGCCACCCAGCCAGCCGCCAGGAGAGAGGATG GCCAGCAGGAAGGCGGGGACCCGGGGCAAGGCTGCAGCCACCAAGCAGGCCCAGCGAGGCTCCTCCAACGTGTTTTCCATGTTCGAGCAAGCGCAGATCCAGGAGTTCAAGGAA GCCTTCAGCTGCATCGACCAGAACCGTGATGGCATCATTTGCAAGTCAGACCTGCGGGAGACCTACTCCCAGCTGG ggAAGGTGAGCATCCCAGAAGAGGAGCTAGATGCCATGCTGCAGGAGGGGAAGGGTCCCATCAACTTCACTGTCTTCCTCACGCTCTTCGGGGAGAAGCTCAATG GGACGGACCCGGAGGAAGCCATCCTGAGTGCCTTCCGCATGTTTGACCCCAGCGGCAAGGGTGTGGTGAACAAGGATGA gtTCAAGCAGCTTCTCCTGACCCAGGCTGACAAGTTCTCTCCGGCGGAG gtggAACAGATGTTTGCCCTGACGCCCATGGACCTGGCAGGGGACATAGACTACAAGTCTCTGTGCTACATCATCACCCACGGGGATGAGAAAGAGGAGTGA
- the GCK gene encoding hexokinase-4 isoform X6, with translation MGELVRLVLLKLVDENLLFRGEASEQLRTRGAFETRFVSQVESDSGDRKQIYNILSTLGLRPSATDCDIVRRACESVSTRAAHMCAAGLAGVINRMRESRSEDVMRITVGVDGSVYKLHPSFKERFHASVRRLTPSCEITFIESEEGSGRGAALISAVACKKACMLGQ, from the exons ATGGGCGAGCTGGTGCGGCTCGTGCTGCTAAAGCTCGTGGACGAAAACCTGCTCTTCCGTGGGGAGGCCTCGGAGCAGCTGCGCACGCGCGGAGCCTTCGAGACACGCTTCGTGTCGCAGGTGGAGAG cgaCTCGGGCGACCGAAAGCAGATCTACAACATCCTGAGCACGCTGGGGCTGAGGCCCTCGGCCACCGACTGCGACATCGTGCGCCGCGCCTGCGAGAGCGTGTCCACGCGCGCCGCGCACATGTGCGCCGCGGGGCTGGCGGGCGTCATCAACCGCATGCGCGAGAGCCGCAGCGAGGACGTGATGCGCATCACCGTGGGCGTGGACGGCTCCGTGTACAAGCTGCATCCCAG CTTCAAGGAGAGGTTCCATGCCAGCGTGCGCAGGCTGACGCCCAGCTGCGAGATCACCTTCATCGAGTCGGAGGAGGGCAGTGGCAGGGGCGCAGCCCTGATCTCCGCAGTGGCCTGCAAGAAGGCCTGCATGCTGGGCCAGTGA
- the GCK gene encoding hexokinase-4 isoform X5 has product MRKVSDGTGPRALLILNPWLLNEGTETTSYEKIIGGKYMGELVRLVLLKLVDENLLFRGEASEQLRTRGAFETRFVSQVESDSGDRKQIYNILSTLGLRPSATDCDIVRRACESVSTRAAHMCAAGLAGVINRMRESRSEDVMRITVGVDGSVYKLHPSFKERFHASVRRLTPSCEITFIESEEGSGRGAALISAVACKKACMLGQ; this is encoded by the exons ATGAGGAAGGTCTCAGACGGGACAGGGCCCAGAGCACTCCTCATCCTAAACCCCTGGCTGCTAAATGAGGGAACGGAAACCACCAG TTATGAGAAGATCATCGGCGGCAAATACATGGGCGAGCTGGTGCGGCTCGTGCTGCTAAAGCTCGTGGACGAAAACCTGCTCTTCCGTGGGGAGGCCTCGGAGCAGCTGCGCACGCGCGGAGCCTTCGAGACACGCTTCGTGTCGCAGGTGGAGAG cgaCTCGGGCGACCGAAAGCAGATCTACAACATCCTGAGCACGCTGGGGCTGAGGCCCTCGGCCACCGACTGCGACATCGTGCGCCGCGCCTGCGAGAGCGTGTCCACGCGCGCCGCGCACATGTGCGCCGCGGGGCTGGCGGGCGTCATCAACCGCATGCGCGAGAGCCGCAGCGAGGACGTGATGCGCATCACCGTGGGCGTGGACGGCTCCGTGTACAAGCTGCATCCCAG CTTCAAGGAGAGGTTCCATGCCAGCGTGCGCAGGCTGACGCCCAGCTGCGAGATCACCTTCATCGAGTCGGAGGAGGGCAGTGGCAGGGGCGCAGCCCTGATCTCCGCAGTGGCCTGCAAGAAGGCCTGCATGCTGGGCCAGTGA
- the GCK gene encoding hexokinase-4 isoform X7 — protein MCAAGLAGVINRMRESRSEDVMRITVGVDGSVYKLHPSFKERFHASVRRLTPSCEITFIESEEGSGRGAALISAVACKKACMLGQ, from the exons ATGTGCGCCGCGGGGCTGGCGGGCGTCATCAACCGCATGCGCGAGAGCCGCAGCGAGGACGTGATGCGCATCACCGTGGGCGTGGACGGCTCCGTGTACAAGCTGCATCCCAG CTTCAAGGAGAGGTTCCATGCCAGCGTGCGCAGGCTGACGCCCAGCTGCGAGATCACCTTCATCGAGTCGGAGGAGGGCAGTGGCAGGGGCGCAGCCCTGATCTCCGCAGTGGCCTGCAAGAAGGCCTGCATGCTGGGCCAGTGA